Proteins found in one Desulfurobacteriaceae bacterium genomic segment:
- the csm4 gene encoding type III-A CRISPR-associated RAMP protein Csm4, protein MKTVKITVKPETSFITPLQSDTIFGEFCWQYRYRYGKERLEELLGNYDENPFIIFSDGFPKGFFPIPKFPMKKNPLEDGDSEIYAALKKFKKVRFISEKLFKNFKSMDELFELFLNEWEKKSLENFLFSFWKTEDQVHVSIDRFLGTAREGALFETKEMFFDIEHLNIYARFDDEKIGENDIGEVLEIIGTFGFGAKKSWGKGKFKVEEVKEVSFCEPKDANYFVSLSTGLPKEKEIEDFYAEFITKYPKHGNDVCSGSIFKRPVLLTSSGSVFKFREKKESDGNAPISRAKTSRVTNIIKIHFQYLCFLH, encoded by the coding sequence ATGAAAACAGTTAAGATAACAGTTAAGCCTGAAACCTCTTTTATTACTCCTTTACAAAGCGATACTATATTCGGGGAATTCTGTTGGCAGTATAGATACCGTTATGGAAAAGAGAGACTTGAAGAGCTTTTAGGAAACTACGATGAAAATCCCTTCATTATCTTTTCGGATGGTTTTCCTAAAGGATTTTTTCCCATTCCAAAGTTTCCTATGAAAAAGAATCCATTAGAAGACGGAGACAGCGAGATTTATGCAGCACTAAAAAAGTTCAAGAAGGTCAGGTTCATTTCTGAAAAACTTTTTAAAAATTTCAAAAGCATGGATGAACTTTTTGAACTTTTCTTGAATGAGTGGGAGAAGAAAAGTTTAGAAAACTTTTTATTCTCTTTTTGGAAGACAGAAGATCAAGTGCACGTTTCGATAGATAGATTTTTAGGAACCGCAAGGGAAGGGGCACTTTTTGAGACGAAGGAAATGTTTTTCGATATAGAACACTTAAATATATATGCAAGGTTTGACGATGAAAAAATAGGTGAAAATGATATTGGAGAAGTCTTAGAAATTATCGGAACATTTGGTTTTGGAGCAAAGAAAAGTTGGGGAAAGGGTAAGTTTAAAGTAGAAGAAGTAAAGGAAGTTTCTTTTTGTGAGCCAAAAGATGCCAACTATTTTGTATCTTTATCTACAGGATTGCCAAAGGAAAAAGAAATAGAAGACTTTTACGCTGAATTTATTACAAAGTATCCAAAACACGGAAACGATGTTTGTAGCGGTTCTATCTTTAAGCGTCCAGTACTTTTAACAAGTTCCGGTTCTGTTTTTAAATTCAGAGAAAAGAAAGAAAGCGATGGAAATGCGCCGATATCTCGAGCTAAAACAAGCCGAGTCACAAATATAATAAAAATACATTTTCAATATTTATGTTTTCTTCATTAA
- the csm3 gene encoding type III-A CRISPR-associated RAMP protein Csm3 produces MKRLEDILFIEGKIRLETGLHIGAGNSEIKIGGIDNPVVRDPVTKEPYIPGSSVKGKIRMLLELRHGLFEEDGGVFSVETYKKMLEDSKREKEEIETAKNLLKLFGVSGADLGDSEGIKDIPPTRLSFYDLKLTEESSKKLKDRVGSLMTEDKVEVKINRISGTGEHPRHTERVPAGAEFEFKVALKIFDVDKEEELLELIREGLKLLEADSLGGNGSRGYGKIKFLSPEGKEGVLKVTSVLSKEEKEPLEL; encoded by the coding sequence ATGAAAAGATTAGAGGATATTTTATTTATCGAAGGAAAAATAAGACTTGAGACTGGACTTCATATTGGAGCAGGAAACAGTGAGATAAAGATAGGAGGAATAGATAATCCCGTTGTTAGAGATCCTGTAACCAAGGAACCTTACATTCCTGGTTCTTCTGTTAAAGGAAAAATTAGGATGCTTTTAGAGTTAAGACATGGTCTTTTTGAAGAAGATGGTGGAGTTTTCTCCGTAGAAACGTATAAAAAGATGTTAGAGGACTCAAAAAGAGAAAAGGAAGAGATAGAAACTGCAAAAAATCTTCTGAAACTTTTCGGAGTCTCAGGTGCAGATTTGGGAGATTCAGAAGGAATAAAAGATATTCCTCCAACAAGATTAAGTTTTTACGATTTGAAGTTAACGGAAGAGAGTTCAAAAAAACTCAAAGACAGAGTAGGAAGCCTAATGACAGAAGATAAGGTCGAAGTAAAAATAAACAGAATTTCTGGAACGGGAGAACATCCAAGACACACAGAAAGAGTTCCAGCGGGAGCGGAATTTGAATTTAAAGTTGCTTTGAAAATTTTTGATGTGGACAAAGAAGAAGAACTTTTAGAGCTTATTAGAGAAGGTTTAAAACTTTTAGAGGCTGATTCCCTTGGAGGAAATGGTTCAAGAGGATATGGAAAGATAAAGTTTTTATCACCAGAAGGAAAAGAAGGTGTCTTAAAAGTTACTTCTGTTCTAAGTAAAGAAGAAAAAGAACCTTTGGAACTCTAA
- the csm2 gene encoding type III-A CRISPR-associated protein Csm2, whose protein sequence is MERRNQSFDFKVKDLLEKYFKGNSVEKATILGNEFFEFVQKLKKEKVSKHQIRKHYHYLLEILEKIEADDDRERAFLLNLPKIAMAKVYINYDASRNMKSKLFKEFVEKLVDKVVNTKSLQTFKDAVFIFEALVGYTADLRR, encoded by the coding sequence ATGGAAAGGCGTAATCAGAGTTTCGATTTTAAGGTAAAAGATCTTTTAGAAAAATACTTTAAAGGAAATTCCGTAGAAAAAGCTACTATTTTAGGTAATGAGTTTTTTGAATTTGTTCAGAAACTGAAAAAAGAAAAAGTTTCTAAGCACCAGATAAGAAAACACTACCATTATCTTCTTGAAATCTTAGAAAAAATTGAAGCGGATGATGATAGAGAGAGGGCTTTCCTTCTAAACTTACCGAAAATTGCAATGGCTAAAGTGTACATAAACTATGATGCTTCAAGAAATATGAAAAGTAAACTCTTCAAAGAATTTGTAGAGAAATTGGTTGATAAGGTTGTTAATACTAAAAGTCTTCAGACCTTTAAGGATGCTGTTTTTATCTTTGAAGCTTTAGTTGGATATACAGCAGATTTAAGAAGGTAA
- the cas10 gene encoding type III-A CRISPR-associated protein Cas10/Csm1 → MVEEKELKEITLSAIFHDIGKVYQRAKNLKEKHYLLSGRFIKENLKSLEDAFGSDLNWERIKRVVEKHHQKKETLIEKDLDSFIVQRADHLSSGLDRRYLEFNQEFDSNYQEILQELKETSDKKGVFEPLISIFSEVSYDGKEVLEERLFQKVGYKVSTLNFEKVYPQEDVKNTPEDYETVWNGFINELSKIKNSKDFDQKFEALKSLIVKYFWAVPSYTYHSRNIPIPDVSLADHLTTTAAIATALKLYYSEIKDRETLEKSLKDPEEKKFILMSLDFSGIQRFIFQQVKDSKKWAAKILRARSFLVSLALEGVIRKFIKEFRGNSSLVLLNAGGKALLLLPNFKDSEEKIETVRKFVARKLLKNFFGEIKIKTSFVKMSEKDFIGDNFNQKLRELFKEESKKRFQLFEKEFFKEETATFNLESFKEEDFCSICGVRKAEKQRFGVKICKLCKELVELGQNLPRIREKGISLKFGEDYEFYPLPKAIINEKEEDFTYRFTFSFDNFEGYPVRLFAGYVPLASQNIEEWKLKLLKEECFDEGDLKNYFGKYLKGEYPKNFCHIALDGLRKEHEEILGRPYLGVLKADVDKLGYIFTKGFLKTKKGKTINSLSRTVYLSRMLDFFFTEVITKKLLNSEKFKNIYSVFSGGDDLFLIGDWNSIVEFAKDLRREFRKYTGGDFTNSKGLTISIGISLFRPSTNVYAIAEEGEKALERSKKWRNAITVFGRTVRGDFKDEKFGKLLEIAEKIESWIKEGTLSTSLVYKLLEISRMANEVDENISNMLWRPRLHYLLVRNVKGGENLKKELAEKINKWIEKYSENLVEKEEDKKDDLFYIPLAIALYRRRKYGKA, encoded by the coding sequence ATGGTGGAAGAAAAAGAGCTTAAAGAGATAACCCTTTCTGCAATTTTTCACGATATAGGTAAGGTTTATCAGAGAGCTAAGAATTTAAAAGAAAAACATTATTTACTTTCGGGGAGGTTCATAAAAGAGAATCTTAAGAGTCTAGAAGACGCATTTGGTTCAGATTTAAACTGGGAGAGAATAAAAAGAGTAGTAGAAAAGCATCATCAAAAAAAGGAAACTCTTATTGAAAAAGACCTTGATTCTTTTATTGTTCAAAGGGCAGACCATTTAAGTTCTGGACTTGATAGAAGGTACTTAGAATTTAACCAAGAATTTGACAGTAATTATCAAGAAATTCTCCAAGAATTAAAAGAAACTTCAGATAAAAAAGGTGTCTTTGAACCTTTAATTTCTATCTTTTCAGAAGTTAGTTATGATGGAAAAGAGGTTTTAGAGGAAAGACTTTTTCAAAAGGTTGGTTATAAAGTTTCCACTCTTAATTTTGAGAAGGTTTATCCTCAGGAAGACGTAAAAAATACTCCGGAAGATTATGAAACGGTATGGAACGGTTTTATTAACGAACTTTCCAAAATAAAGAACAGTAAGGACTTTGATCAAAAATTTGAGGCTTTAAAAAGTTTAATAGTTAAGTATTTTTGGGCTGTTCCTTCTTACACTTACCATAGTAGAAATATTCCTATTCCCGACGTTTCTCTTGCAGATCATCTCACAACAACTGCTGCAATAGCAACCGCTTTAAAGCTTTACTATAGTGAGATAAAAGATAGAGAAACTTTAGAAAAAAGTTTAAAAGATCCTGAAGAAAAAAAGTTCATCCTCATGTCCCTTGATTTTTCCGGTATTCAAAGGTTTATCTTTCAACAAGTTAAGGATTCAAAAAAGTGGGCTGCGAAAATCTTAAGGGCAAGGTCTTTTCTGGTTTCCTTAGCACTTGAGGGAGTAATAAGGAAGTTTATCAAAGAATTTAGAGGAAACTCCTCGTTAGTTCTTCTAAATGCTGGTGGAAAAGCTTTACTTTTACTTCCAAACTTTAAAGATTCTGAAGAGAAAATAGAGACAGTAAGGAAATTTGTTGCAAGAAAGCTTTTAAAAAACTTTTTTGGAGAAATAAAGATAAAAACTTCTTTTGTGAAAATGTCTGAAAAAGATTTCATAGGAGATAACTTTAACCAGAAACTTAGAGAGCTTTTTAAGGAAGAATCCAAGAAGAGGTTTCAGCTTTTTGAAAAGGAATTTTTTAAGGAAGAAACTGCCACGTTTAACTTGGAAAGTTTTAAAGAAGAAGATTTTTGTTCAATATGTGGAGTTAGAAAAGCAGAAAAACAAAGGTTTGGCGTTAAAATCTGTAAACTTTGCAAAGAACTTGTAGAACTTGGACAAAACCTTCCAAGGATTAGAGAAAAAGGAATTTCTTTAAAGTTTGGTGAGGATTACGAGTTTTATCCTCTTCCTAAAGCGATAATTAACGAGAAGGAAGAAGATTTCACTTACCGCTTTACGTTTAGCTTTGACAATTTTGAAGGTTATCCTGTAAGACTCTTTGCTGGTTATGTTCCTTTAGCTTCCCAAAATATTGAAGAATGGAAGTTAAAACTTCTAAAGGAAGAATGTTTTGATGAAGGAGATCTTAAGAACTATTTCGGAAAATATCTAAAAGGGGAATATCCCAAAAACTTCTGTCACATAGCTTTGGATGGTTTAAGGAAAGAACATGAAGAAATTTTGGGAAGACCTTACCTTGGAGTTTTAAAGGCAGATGTAGATAAGCTTGGATACATCTTTACAAAAGGATTTTTAAAGACAAAGAAAGGTAAGACAATAAACTCTCTATCAAGAACCGTTTATCTAAGTAGAATGCTTGATTTCTTCTTTACAGAAGTCATCACGAAAAAGCTTCTAAATAGTGAAAAGTTTAAAAACATATACAGCGTATTTTCTGGAGGAGACGATTTATTCCTGATAGGAGACTGGAACAGCATAGTTGAGTTTGCAAAGGACCTAAGAAGAGAATTTAGAAAGTATACTGGTGGAGACTTTACCAACTCCAAAGGATTAACAATATCAATAGGTATTTCTCTTTTTAGACCTTCAACCAATGTTTATGCAATAGCGGAGGAGGGAGAAAAGGCTTTAGAAAGATCTAAAAAGTGGAGAAATGCCATAACTGTTTTTGGAAGGACTGTAAGAGGAGATTTTAAAGATGAGAAATTTGGAAAACTTTTAGAAATTGCTGAAAAGATTGAAAGTTGGATAAAAGAGGGAACTCTTTCTACTTCTTTAGTTTATAAACTTCTTGAAATTTCCAGAATGGCAAATGAGGTTGATGAAAACATAAGCAATATGCTTTGGAGACCAAGACTTCACTACTTGCTGGTCAGAAATGTGAAAGGGGGAGAAAATCTAAAAAAGGAGCTTGCAGAAAAAATTAATAAGTGGATAGAAAAATACTCAGAAAATCTTGTCGAAAAAGAAGAAGACAAAAAGGATGACCTCTTTTATATACCTCTTGCAATAGCACTTTATAGGAGGAGAAAGTATGGAAAGGCGTAA
- a CDS encoding SAVED domain-containing protein, translating into MSSIFSRILTKNLNQAVKYLEEAEKGNHHITISEIEEALEASFPAVRFQAVKTGVTLFRKELKELLKKIFNVEILNEEPLHFSFPVVSERERTLVNGIAILSDRTFSPDNPENLNFVSELTGKNFFVVFDKEFIGESYQAALSYTLLFGKIPQDFLLSGKVFKDGNFLADNLEEKRDFSKTLGKKLLGKGNIFLLNKVFEEGKVNIPFLITKGDESALRDLSKSAKVDLKILEPFLEIDDLVLKLPEYLPKENWLWITKSFKERIEKIIEEIPFIRKTFHFGFYSPSTLALGLGSVIGTGKIPCVVYHFENGNYVKVIDVERNSRSIKVRKEKLEFVEVKEIIKGKGGKGALVALQFASHEVRNKGKLIAEEKNLDYYYITIRNFKGAIPLDLNWNDLTSEIYEALNRVYDEGYEKIYLIMSMPVPLAFGVGMAIGSYWNVEVLNYFKEGYFPVLNLLDIEKI; encoded by the coding sequence TTGAGTAGCATTTTTTCAAGAATTTTAACTAAGAATCTTAATCAGGCTGTAAAGTATCTAGAAGAAGCAGAGAAGGGAAATCATCATATTACTATTTCTGAAATAGAAGAAGCTCTCGAAGCTTCTTTCCCAGCTGTTCGTTTTCAGGCTGTAAAAACGGGAGTGACCCTTTTTAGAAAGGAACTTAAAGAACTTCTAAAGAAAATCTTTAATGTTGAGATTCTCAACGAAGAACCTCTCCACTTTTCTTTTCCTGTTGTTTCTGAAAGGGAAAGGACACTGGTAAACGGAATAGCAATTCTTAGCGACAGAACCTTCTCTCCTGATAACCCCGAAAACCTTAACTTTGTAAGTGAACTCACTGGAAAAAACTTTTTTGTTGTTTTCGATAAAGAATTTATTGGTGAATCGTATCAAGCAGCTCTAAGCTATACCCTTTTATTTGGAAAAATACCCCAGGACTTTCTCCTTTCTGGAAAAGTTTTTAAGGATGGAAACTTTTTGGCAGATAACCTGGAAGAAAAGAGAGATTTTTCAAAAACTCTTGGAAAAAAACTCTTAGGAAAAGGAAACATATTCCTACTGAACAAAGTGTTTGAAGAAGGAAAAGTAAATATTCCATTTCTAATAACAAAGGGAGATGAAAGTGCCTTAAGGGACTTAAGCAAGTCAGCTAAAGTAGATTTAAAGATATTAGAACCTTTCTTGGAAATAGATGATCTTGTCCTCAAACTTCCAGAATACTTACCTAAGGAAAACTGGCTTTGGATTACAAAATCTTTTAAAGAAAGAATAGAAAAAATTATCGAAGAAATTCCTTTTATTAGAAAAACTTTCCATTTTGGTTTTTACTCCCCAAGCACTTTAGCTTTGGGACTGGGATCAGTAATTGGAACTGGAAAGATTCCTTGTGTCGTTTACCATTTTGAGAATGGGAACTATGTGAAAGTTATAGATGTTGAAAGGAACTCCCGGTCAATAAAAGTAAGAAAAGAAAAATTGGAGTTTGTAGAAGTTAAGGAAATAATAAAAGGAAAGGGGGGAAAGGGGGCTTTGGTTGCCCTCCAGTTTGCCTCCCATGAAGTAAGAAATAAAGGAAAACTCATAGCAGAAGAAAAGAATCTTGACTACTACTACATTACAATAAGGAACTTTAAAGGTGCCATACCTCTTGATTTAAACTGGAATGATTTGACTTCAGAAATATACGAAGCTCTCAATAGGGTTTATGATGAAGGTTACGAAAAGATATATCTAATTATGAGTATGCCTGTTCCGCTTGCTTTTGGTGTTGGAATGGCTATTGGTAGCTACTGGAACGTAGAAGTTTTAAACTACTTTAAAGAAGGATACTTTCCAGTGTTAAACCTTTTAGACATAGAGAAAATATAG
- a CDS encoding efflux RND transporter permease subunit, whose product KIYKIYNAIVRPLLDSAVKRWAFLFGVLLLMVAAVSMFYTKAVVVKLLPFDNKSEFQIVIDMPEGTALEETAKVAKAIANYVATIPEVTDYEVYIGTASPFDFNGLVRHYYLREGGNVADIRVNLIDKHERERQSHDIAKEEREKIQQIAKSVNPNANVKIVEVPPGPPVLSTLVAEIYGQDDEVRRRIAKQIEEVFKKIEGVVDVDTLVDADHYKYEVKIDRKKARESGITEDQIVQTISIALKGATVSVAHTDYDSDPVSIFVRLPRDQREKVEDILSLSVMNKEGKLIPLREIARVEKVLADKTIYHKNLHPVSYVIGDVSGVYEAPIYPILEINKYLSEHPLPEGYKINYSFIPPSMPKDDFTPMMKWDGEWQITYETFRDMGAAFAVALVLIYLLIVAQFQSFVIPMIIMAPIPLTMVGIVPGHWLMTQIVGKTTYFTATSMIGFIALAGIVVRNSIILVDFILMKKREGAPLKDSIIEAGAVRFKPIVLTAAAAIVGAAVILLDPIFQGLAVSLLFGVFASTTLTLVVIPVLYYMFEKRNWENNS is encoded by the coding sequence AAGATTTATAAGATTTACAATGCAATAGTTAGACCTCTTCTTGACTCAGCAGTAAAGAGATGGGCTTTTCTCTTTGGAGTTCTGCTTTTAATGGTTGCTGCTGTTTCAATGTTTTACACAAAGGCAGTTGTGGTAAAACTTTTACCATTCGACAATAAGAGTGAGTTTCAAATAGTTATTGATATGCCGGAGGGAACTGCTTTAGAGGAAACTGCCAAAGTTGCTAAAGCAATTGCTAACTATGTAGCTACAATTCCAGAAGTTACAGACTACGAGGTTTACATTGGAACAGCTTCTCCATTCGACTTCAACGGACTTGTTAGACATTACTACTTGAGAGAAGGTGGAAACGTTGCAGATATAAGGGTTAACCTTATAGACAAACATGAAAGAGAACGTCAATCCCATGATATAGCTAAGGAAGAAAGAGAAAAGATTCAACAGATAGCTAAGTCTGTTAACCCAAATGCAAATGTGAAAATAGTTGAAGTTCCACCAGGACCACCAGTTCTATCAACCCTTGTTGCAGAGATCTACGGTCAAGACGATGAGGTAAGAAGAAGGATTGCAAAACAAATAGAGGAAGTGTTTAAGAAGATAGAAGGAGTTGTTGACGTTGATACTCTAGTTGATGCTGACCACTACAAGTATGAGGTTAAAATTGACAGGAAGAAGGCAAGGGAATCTGGTATTACTGAAGATCAAATCGTTCAAACTATTAGCATAGCTTTAAAAGGTGCTACCGTTAGCGTAGCCCATACAGATTATGATTCCGATCCTGTCTCAATCTTTGTAAGACTCCCAAGAGACCAAAGAGAAAAAGTAGAAGACATCTTAAGTCTTTCTGTGATGAACAAGGAAGGAAAACTTATACCTCTAAGAGAAATTGCAAGAGTTGAAAAAGTATTGGCAGACAAGACTATTTACCATAAGAACCTTCACCCTGTATCTTACGTAATCGGTGATGTTTCTGGAGTTTATGAAGCACCAATCTATCCAATCTTAGAAATTAACAAGTACCTTTCAGAACATCCACTTCCTGAAGGGTATAAGATTAACTACTCCTTCATACCACCTTCTATGCCAAAAGACGACTTTACTCCAATGATGAAGTGGGACGGTGAGTGGCAAATTACCTACGAAACCTTTAGGGATATGGGAGCAGCTTTTGCTGTTGCATTGGTGTTAATCTATCTCCTAATAGTTGCTCAGTTCCAATCCTTTGTTATTCCAATGATAATCATGGCGCCGATTCCTCTAACGATGGTTGGTATTGTTCCTGGACACTGGTTGATGACACAAATTGTAGGAAAAACAACTTACTTTACAGCTACCTCAATGATCGGTTTCATCGCTCTTGCTGGAATTGTAGTTAGAAACTCTATCATCTTGGTAGATTTCATCCTTATGAAGAAAAGAGAAGGTGCTCCACTTAAGGACTCTATCATAGAAGCAGGTGCCGTAAGATTTAAGCCAATTGTCCTCACAGCAGCCGCTGCTATTGTTGGTGCAGCAGTAATACTCTTAGACCCTATATTCCAAGGACTTGCAGTATCTTTACTTTTTGGAGTATTTGCATCAACAACTTTGACACTCGTTGTTATTCCTGTTCTCTACTATATGTTTGAGAAGAGAAACTGGGAAAATAATAGTTAG
- a CDS encoding efflux RND transporter permease subunit — protein sequence MRKPDLGIAGNIARRFITSKLTPLFLLASILIGIASIALTPKEEEPQIVVPMVDVFIPYPGASSKEVERKVSTEFEKLIWEIEGIDYVYSVSKPGMSLIIARFKVSEDMEDSLVRLYNKLMSNLDKLPPGAMQPLVKPMDINDVPIVSLTLWSEKKTPYELRQIAKELCNQLKQIENVSKTWIIGGDTRKYKILIDKDKLKNYHLSLLQVVQAIKSANQKLSAGKITENNKEFSVEAGEFIKTIDDLKNLVIAVYNGKPVYLKDVAKIVDAPIDPENYVFIGFGPNAEKKGVDKGFLKENGNQFPAVTIAVAKKRGTNAVTVAEEIIKKVEEIKPKMIPADVHITITRDYGKTAQEKFNELMFHLAVAIFSVVIFIGLTLGVKEALVVTIAIPATLALTLFVDLITGYTLNRVTLFALIFTLGLLVDDAIVVVENIHRHLKLRHMPPLQAAVYAVAEVGNPTILATFTVIAALVPMAFVSGLMGPYMRPIPVNASIAMFFSLVVAFVISPWAAYYLLRKETEGKEEEKFELEKTKIYKIFYIYELARPSNY from the coding sequence ATGAGAAAACCAGACTTAGGAATAGCTGGAAATATAGCTAGAAGGTTTATTACGTCCAAACTAACACCTTTATTTCTTTTAGCTTCCATCCTGATAGGGATTGCCTCTATTGCCCTTACTCCAAAGGAAGAAGAACCTCAAATAGTTGTTCCTATGGTTGATGTTTTCATTCCTTATCCAGGAGCGTCTTCTAAAGAAGTAGAAAGAAAAGTATCAACAGAGTTTGAGAAACTTATTTGGGAGATAGAAGGGATAGATTACGTTTACTCGGTATCCAAGCCTGGAATGTCCCTTATCATTGCTAGATTTAAAGTTAGCGAAGATATGGAAGATTCTCTCGTTAGGCTTTACAACAAGTTAATGTCCAACTTGGACAAGCTTCCTCCCGGGGCTATGCAACCCCTTGTGAAGCCGATGGACATCAATGATGTTCCTATCGTTTCTCTAACTTTGTGGAGTGAAAAGAAAACTCCTTACGAGTTAAGACAAATAGCAAAAGAGCTCTGTAATCAACTTAAACAAATAGAAAACGTTTCAAAAACTTGGATTATTGGTGGAGATACAAGAAAGTATAAGATACTAATTGATAAAGATAAGTTAAAGAATTACCATCTTTCACTCTTGCAGGTTGTTCAAGCCATAAAATCCGCTAACCAAAAACTTTCAGCAGGAAAGATAACAGAAAATAACAAAGAATTTTCCGTTGAAGCTGGAGAGTTTATAAAAACAATTGATGACCTTAAAAACTTGGTTATTGCTGTATATAACGGAAAACCCGTTTATCTAAAAGATGTTGCAAAAATCGTAGATGCTCCTATTGACCCTGAGAACTATGTATTTATTGGCTTTGGTCCTAACGCTGAAAAGAAAGGAGTAGACAAAGGGTTTCTTAAAGAAAACGGAAATCAATTTCCGGCTGTAACCATTGCAGTTGCTAAAAAGAGAGGAACAAACGCCGTAACCGTTGCAGAAGAAATTATTAAGAAGGTAGAAGAAATCAAACCTAAAATGATCCCTGCCGACGTCCACATCACCATTACAAGAGATTATGGAAAGACAGCTCAAGAAAAGTTTAACGAACTTATGTTCCACCTTGCGGTTGCTATCTTCTCAGTTGTAATCTTTATAGGTCTAACCCTTGGTGTAAAGGAAGCTTTAGTTGTAACTATTGCAATTCCAGCAACTCTTGCTTTGACGTTGTTCGTAGATCTAATTACTGGTTATACTCTCAACAGAGTTACTCTGTTTGCTTTAATTTTCACCTTAGGACTTTTAGTTGACGATGCGATTGTTGTTGTTGAAAACATTCACAGACACCTTAAGTTAAGGCATATGCCTCCTCTCCAAGCTGCAGTCTATGCTGTTGCTGAAGTTGGGAACCCAACAATACTGGCTACTTTCACTGTGATTGCAGCTCTTGTGCCAATGGCTTTTGTAAGTGGTCTCATGGGACCTTACATGAGACCTATACCTGTTAACGCTTCAATCGCAATGTTCTTCTCTTTAGTTGTTGCATTCGTAATTTCCCCATGGGCTGCTTACTATCTTCTAAGAAAGGAAACCGAGGGCAAAGAAGAAGAAAAATTTGAGCTTGAAAAGACCAAGATTTATAAGATTTTCTATATTTATGAATTGGCTCGCCCATCAAATTATTAA
- a CDS encoding efflux RND transporter periplasmic adaptor subunit yields MVKKLLLGMTVLLFLSSCEQKENAEVIPVEVKTVYGVKVAKVKSLKIEKMDTFSGTVIPNDQVMISPKVVGYLKEVRVKPGDRVKRGQILAVIESSDIRPDVEKAKAGLREIDAALKEIEKAMDEVNALKSAAEANFELARKTFERFKELFDANATSAQQFDEVKAKLEEAKAHLEAIKAKEAQLVERKNALLAKKEQIKADLLKAKAYLGYTYLRSPVNGIVLQKLVDKGNLVSPQTPVFAVGSYPLKVRAYIDSSYFGKVRVGDVLKVRIGNKRFRGKVSEVDKSADPVSHKFGIKIDIGKANVIPGSYVTVEVPIKRETALTIPVSALYRVGSLEYVFVIKNGKAELRLIKTGRRIGDKLIVLSGLKEGEKIAVSNVENLRDGARIEG; encoded by the coding sequence ATGGTAAAGAAACTGCTTCTAGGAATGACTGTTTTACTCTTCCTCAGTTCCTGTGAACAGAAAGAAAATGCGGAAGTTATCCCTGTAGAAGTAAAGACAGTTTACGGTGTAAAAGTTGCGAAAGTTAAAAGTTTAAAAATTGAGAAAATGGATACTTTCTCTGGAACTGTCATCCCAAACGATCAAGTTATGATATCTCCCAAAGTCGTTGGATACCTGAAAGAAGTAAGAGTTAAACCGGGAGACAGAGTAAAAAGAGGACAGATTTTGGCTGTTATTGAAAGTTCTGATATAAGGCCTGATGTTGAAAAAGCAAAAGCAGGCCTAAGAGAAATAGATGCAGCACTTAAAGAAATAGAAAAAGCCATGGATGAAGTTAACGCTTTAAAATCTGCTGCCGAAGCAAACTTTGAACTTGCAAGGAAAACCTTTGAAAGATTTAAAGAACTTTTCGATGCCAACGCAACGTCTGCTCAGCAGTTTGACGAAGTAAAAGCAAAATTGGAAGAGGCTAAAGCTCACTTAGAAGCTATTAAAGCTAAGGAAGCTCAACTTGTAGAGAGAAAGAATGCCCTCCTTGCAAAAAAAGAACAGATCAAAGCAGATCTTTTAAAGGCTAAAGCGTACTTAGGCTACACTTATCTTAGGTCTCCTGTAAACGGAATTGTCCTTCAGAAACTAGTGGACAAAGGGAACCTTGTCTCTCCTCAAACCCCCGTTTTTGCTGTGGGATCTTATCCTTTAAAGGTTCGTGCTTACATCGATAGTTCTTACTTCGGTAAAGTAAGAGTAGGAGATGTTTTAAAAGTTAGAATAGGTAATAAAAGGTTCCGTGGAAAAGTTTCTGAAGTAGATAAGAGTGCAGATCCTGTTTCTCATAAGTTTGGCATAAAAATTGATATAGGAAAGGCTAACGTTATACCGGGAAGTTACGTAACTGTTGAAGTTCCTATAAAAAGGGAAACAGCTTTGACAATCCCTGTTTCTGCTCTTTATAGAGTTGGTTCTCTTGAATATGTCTTCGTTATCAAAAATGGAAAAGCGGAGCTAAGGCTTATAAAAACAGGAAGAAGGATTGGAGATAAACTCATTGTTCTTTCTGGTTTAAAAGAAGGAGAAAAGATTGCTGTTTCTAATGTAGAAAACTTACGTGATGGAGCAAGAATAGAGGGGTAA